One window from the genome of [Mycobacterium] stephanolepidis encodes:
- a CDS encoding CocE/NonD family hydrolase, with protein sequence MTTAKHRSPLDSLQVNDTALAGSELGERWTAVADGPSRYSRVSFTPNVSIPLSDGTVLKAQVFRPADADGTPVGDPVPVLFNLTPYNKSVTHLAAWLLRGLNRFGITVPSAPPSNPRLAELAELARAIPGGGLTTFGVNDSLIRSGYAQVVVDVRGTGASSGDWGMLNDLEQRDTAEVVAWAQAQPWCDGSVGMYGISYCSINALQAAGNRVPGLGAVFAVEPVSDISRDLMKTGGAQTFFLPVWMLAVALGKWLPSPSDVARGGVGLGWLAGRLRAPLNRVVRYIFEGLRGTGALIDDDEYFQQISPRFEDIEIPTFVYGAWDDIFGPAALRIHRRAAVPGGRFQVVINEGYHGSPGSQLGREDGPPRLDVLQRAWFDKWLKGIDNGMEGYGPLTLQQQNGGWHTLDVYPRPEAAPQRFYLDAEPSGVGAGSTFDGSLTGAAPLNKTEHLLRRRMGLLKSPTTSRLAAGITAVLGTSGLKDSRYFERGALTFTSSPAAEPWVISGALNLHLCTKAIGTEAFWVVSVTDVAPDGFSRMLAEGALLASRRGVDEDKSLRTADGDYLSPWHPTGKGSTLPVKPGVPTTLDIDLTEVDAVIAAGHRLRVVIAAASLPRYIPSIPELWASRHGQALVLDPGQPSYLVAPVILGAGAGAA encoded by the coding sequence GTGACGACGGCAAAGCATCGAAGCCCTCTGGACAGTCTGCAGGTGAACGACACCGCGCTCGCCGGATCCGAACTCGGCGAGCGGTGGACTGCGGTGGCCGATGGCCCCAGTCGGTACTCCCGGGTGTCCTTCACCCCGAACGTCTCGATCCCGCTGTCCGACGGGACCGTGCTCAAGGCTCAGGTGTTCCGGCCGGCCGATGCCGACGGGACTCCGGTCGGCGACCCGGTGCCGGTGCTCTTCAACCTCACCCCCTACAACAAATCCGTTACTCACCTGGCGGCATGGCTGCTGCGAGGCCTGAACCGGTTCGGCATTACCGTGCCGTCCGCGCCGCCCAGTAATCCGCGCCTTGCGGAGCTCGCCGAGCTGGCGCGGGCGATTCCGGGTGGTGGCCTGACGACCTTCGGAGTGAATGACTCGCTGATCCGTAGTGGTTACGCCCAGGTTGTCGTCGATGTTCGCGGCACCGGCGCCTCCTCCGGCGACTGGGGGATGCTCAACGATCTTGAACAGCGGGACACCGCCGAGGTGGTGGCCTGGGCGCAGGCCCAGCCGTGGTGCGACGGATCGGTCGGCATGTATGGCATCTCGTACTGTTCGATCAACGCGCTGCAGGCCGCCGGCAATCGGGTGCCGGGCCTCGGTGCGGTGTTCGCAGTCGAGCCTGTCAGTGACATCTCCCGCGACCTCATGAAAACCGGTGGGGCGCAGACATTCTTCCTGCCCGTCTGGATGCTTGCCGTTGCGTTGGGAAAGTGGTTGCCCTCGCCGTCGGACGTGGCACGTGGCGGCGTCGGCCTGGGCTGGCTCGCGGGGCGGTTGCGCGCACCACTGAATCGTGTGGTGCGGTACATCTTCGAGGGCTTGCGTGGCACGGGGGCGCTGATCGATGACGACGAGTATTTCCAGCAGATCAGTCCCCGCTTCGAGGACATCGAGATCCCGACGTTTGTCTATGGGGCGTGGGATGACATCTTTGGTCCGGCGGCCCTGCGTATCCATCGACGAGCCGCAGTGCCGGGCGGGCGGTTTCAGGTTGTCATCAACGAGGGCTACCACGGTTCCCCGGGTTCACAGCTTGGCCGGGAAGACGGGCCTCCCCGGCTGGATGTCTTGCAGCGTGCGTGGTTTGACAAGTGGCTCAAAGGTATTGACAACGGAATGGAGGGCTACGGCCCGCTCACCTTGCAACAACAAAATGGTGGTTGGCACACCCTGGACGTCTATCCGCGACCCGAAGCGGCGCCGCAACGGTTCTATCTGGATGCCGAACCCTCGGGGGTGGGAGCTGGTTCGACGTTCGACGGGTCGTTGACGGGTGCTGCGCCGCTCAACAAGACCGAGCACCTCCTTCGCCGACGGATGGGATTGCTGAAATCGCCCACGACCTCCCGACTTGCAGCCGGCATCACTGCGGTGCTGGGAACGTCCGGGCTCAAGGACTCTCGGTACTTCGAGCGCGGTGCACTGACCTTCACCAGCAGCCCCGCCGCCGAGCCATGGGTGATCTCCGGGGCGCTGAACCTTCATCTGTGCACCAAAGCGATAGGTACAGAGGCATTCTGGGTCGTGTCGGTGACAGATGTGGCACCCGACGGCTTTTCTCGGATGCTGGCCGAGGGTGCCCTGCTGGCATCGCGCCGCGGCGTGGATGAGGACAAGAGTCTGCGTACCGCGGACGGTGACTACCTATCGCCCTGGCATCCCACCGGTAAGGGATCGACCCTTCCGGTGAAACCCGGCGTGCCGACAACACTCGACATCGATCTCACCGAGGTGGATGCGGTGATCGCGGCGGGGCATCGGCTGCGGGTCGTCATCGCGGCGGCCAGTCTGCCGAGGTACATACCGTCCATTCCGGAGCTGTGGGCGAGCCGCCACGGGCAGGCCCTGGTCCTGGATCCCGGCCAGCCGAGTTACCTGGTGGCACCCGTGATTCTCGGTGCCGGCGCCGGGGCCGCTTAG
- a CDS encoding thioesterase family protein produces the protein MTLELTGCYYRRLDADSQFQVFESTELTASGWGPNLQHGSPPMALLLKAIEELPEPRESLRIGRVALDILGPVPLEPVRVRAWIERPGRRIALAVAEMEARANGGYRAVARASAWLLATSVTADKASDRYPPLPEYPPGPTPPAFGFEGSNYSKSVDFQWFSVPNGEPQVAWMRPHVHIVDTEPTTGWQRLASVIDSANGIGAVLNPLRFVYMNTDTVMHVHRIPQGDEFGVRARMSVGPDGVGVTTAEIFDRRGYIGSSAQTVLVQRR, from the coding sequence ATGACGTTGGAGCTAACGGGCTGTTACTACCGGCGATTGGATGCCGACAGCCAGTTCCAGGTGTTCGAGTCCACCGAGTTGACCGCCAGCGGGTGGGGGCCGAACCTGCAGCACGGCTCTCCCCCGATGGCGTTGCTACTCAAGGCTATCGAGGAGCTGCCGGAGCCGCGCGAGAGCCTGAGGATCGGCCGGGTGGCGCTCGACATCCTCGGCCCGGTTCCGCTGGAGCCGGTGCGCGTACGAGCGTGGATCGAACGGCCAGGTCGCCGCATCGCGCTTGCCGTGGCCGAGATGGAGGCGCGTGCCAATGGCGGTTACCGGGCGGTCGCACGAGCCAGCGCGTGGCTGTTGGCGACTTCGGTGACCGCCGACAAGGCCAGCGACCGGTACCCACCCCTGCCCGAGTACCCGCCCGGCCCCACACCGCCGGCATTCGGCTTCGAGGGCTCGAATTACTCGAAATCGGTTGATTTTCAGTGGTTTTCGGTACCAAACGGGGAACCACAAGTGGCCTGGATGCGACCACATGTGCACATCGTCGACACCGAGCCCACCACCGGATGGCAGCGACTGGCATCGGTCATCGACTCCGCGAACGGCATCGGCGCGGTACTCAATCCCCTGCGGTTCGTCTACATGAACACCGACACCGTGATGCACGTCCACCGAATTCCTCAAGGCGACGAGTTCGGTGTACGCGCCCGGATGTCGGTCGGACCCGACGGTGTCGGCGTGACCACCGCGGAAATATTCGACCGCCGCGGCTACATCGGCTCCAGCGCACAGACGGTCCTGGTGCAGCGGCGGTAA
- a CDS encoding cytochrome P450: MHAIGTNSPAQEAPQTPGPRLAPRLPLHRAALLGLSCLGDPFRLPYLLLPKIANRYGDIVRLFTGPSPALTVTLINHPEYIDHVFTRHHDRYAKHEATIELVSGEPAALPLLEGREWKRVRTAFNPYFGERALAAATPLMMEGITDRVDAWSRHVGSGQPVDLEHELGAVVMDGLMRSMFNVQLGSDEIDHAVDGARRYGRYVISRVAMHYLPSWMPNPLRRSGEQAKAELFGILDRFVDERKGCPASDSPDLVDALVGLEFEGCPQIQHRRRRSEAAGLVFAGFETTAASLAWTIALLCRNPIALGKAYNEIDALGGKTLEYDDLENLKYLKACFDEAQRFQAAPANIRTAVQDDEIGGYLIPQGSQVVITQYALQRDPRFWKDPETFNPERFLTDKINRNAFLPFSIGPRKCMGTRMAYIEGTLVLGTILQRYAFQIRDGWTPRHRVRVSTGLAGGLPTRLLTR, from the coding sequence ATGCACGCCATCGGCACGAACTCCCCCGCACAGGAAGCGCCGCAGACCCCGGGACCTCGGCTTGCCCCGCGACTGCCCTTGCATCGGGCCGCACTGCTGGGACTGAGCTGCCTGGGTGACCCGTTTCGCCTGCCGTACCTGCTACTGCCCAAGATCGCGAACCGATACGGCGACATCGTCCGCCTCTTCACGGGCCCAAGCCCCGCACTCACAGTCACCCTGATCAACCATCCCGAGTACATCGACCATGTGTTCACCCGCCACCACGACCGATACGCGAAGCACGAGGCCACCATCGAGTTGGTCTCCGGGGAACCGGCCGCCCTCCCCTTGCTCGAGGGCCGGGAGTGGAAACGAGTCCGCACCGCTTTCAATCCCTACTTCGGCGAACGCGCATTGGCGGCAGCGACACCGCTCATGATGGAAGGAATAACCGATCGAGTCGATGCCTGGTCACGCCATGTGGGCAGCGGGCAACCTGTGGACCTCGAACATGAACTCGGTGCGGTCGTGATGGACGGGCTGATGCGCTCGATGTTCAACGTTCAGCTCGGCTCCGACGAGATTGATCACGCCGTCGACGGTGCGCGACGGTACGGCCGCTACGTGATCAGCCGGGTCGCCATGCACTATCTGCCCAGCTGGATGCCAAATCCCCTGCGTCGCAGTGGCGAACAGGCGAAAGCGGAACTGTTCGGCATCCTCGACCGCTTTGTCGACGAACGGAAAGGGTGCCCGGCGTCCGACTCGCCCGATCTGGTGGATGCGTTGGTCGGTCTGGAATTCGAGGGCTGCCCGCAGATACAGCACCGGCGACGGCGCTCGGAGGCCGCCGGATTGGTGTTCGCGGGATTCGAGACCACCGCCGCCTCACTGGCCTGGACCATCGCGCTGCTCTGCCGCAACCCGATCGCGCTCGGTAAGGCGTACAACGAAATCGACGCGCTGGGCGGAAAGACATTGGAGTACGACGACCTGGAAAACCTGAAGTATCTGAAGGCATGTTTCGATGAGGCGCAGCGCTTTCAGGCCGCACCCGCCAACATCCGAACGGCCGTACAGGACGACGAGATCGGTGGCTATCTCATTCCGCAGGGCTCACAGGTCGTCATCACGCAATACGCACTGCAGCGCGACCCCCGGTTCTGGAAGGACCCGGAGACGTTCAATCCCGAACGATTCCTGACCGACAAGATCAATCGGAATGCTTTCCTGCCGTTCAGTATCGGACCACGCAAGTGCATGGGCACGCGGATGGCCTACATCGAGGGAACCTTGGTCCTCGGAACCATCCTGCAGCGCTATGCATTCCAGATCCGCGATGGCTGGACACCCCGACACCGAGTACGAGTCTCCACCGGCTTGGCCGGCGGCCTCCCGACACGGCTCCTCACCCGCTGA
- a CDS encoding MOSC domain-containing protein — MATVLTVNVGQLRSNPAGGPTRTGIDKHPTESVIAVRAPGGGVEGVGSGLEGDAIGDTSVHGGDDQAVYAYAREDLDWWQHALGRELANGQFGENLTTREIDVTGALIGEQWHIGDGGLVLEVSAPRIPCRTFAAWLDLRGWVKTFTTQAIPGAYFRVISPGVVRKGDGIAVKNRPGHDVTVGLAFRALTLESELLPRLLDAPALPEHVKETVRRRSGSA, encoded by the coding sequence GTGGCTACAGTTTTGACGGTGAACGTGGGCCAGCTGCGGTCGAATCCGGCAGGTGGGCCTACGCGCACCGGTATCGACAAACATCCCACCGAATCGGTGATAGCCGTCCGCGCGCCGGGTGGCGGGGTTGAGGGTGTCGGCAGCGGTCTGGAAGGTGACGCGATCGGGGATACGAGCGTGCACGGTGGCGATGACCAAGCCGTGTACGCATATGCCCGCGAGGATCTGGACTGGTGGCAGCATGCACTCGGACGAGAGCTGGCGAACGGCCAGTTCGGGGAGAACCTGACCACCCGCGAGATCGATGTGACTGGCGCGCTCATCGGTGAGCAGTGGCATATCGGTGACGGCGGGCTGGTGCTGGAAGTGTCCGCGCCGCGAATACCGTGTCGGACCTTTGCGGCCTGGCTCGATCTGCGCGGATGGGTCAAAACCTTTACAACACAAGCAATCCCCGGCGCGTACTTCCGGGTGATCTCACCCGGGGTGGTGCGAAAAGGTGACGGCATCGCCGTCAAGAACCGTCCGGGGCACGATGTGACCGTCGGACTTGCGTTCCGGGCGCTGACCCTCGAATCCGAGTTGCTTCCGCGGCTTCTCGATGCTCCCGCGTTGCCGGAGCACGTTAAGGAGACTGTCAGGCGTAGGAGCGGATCGGCGTAA
- a CDS encoding tRNA (adenine-N1)-methyltransferase — protein sequence MTRTGPFVVGDRVQLTDPKGRHYTMVLEPGKEFHTHRGAIAHDTVIDLPEGSVVKSTNGDQFLVLRPLLIDYVLSMPRGAQVIYPKDAAQIVHDGDIFPGARVLEAGVGSGALTCSLLRAVGPEGTVISYEIREDHAEHAVRNVTAFFGEQPDNWELVIGDLAERAADAGGVDRVVLDMLAPWETLPAVAESLVPGGVLIVYVATVTQLSRVVEALREQQCWTEPRSWESMQRGWNVVGLAVRPEHSMRGHTAFLVSARRLAPGTITPTPLRRKRLPS from the coding sequence ATGACTCGGACCGGGCCCTTTGTCGTGGGCGATCGCGTGCAACTGACCGACCCCAAGGGGCGGCACTACACGATGGTGCTCGAGCCGGGTAAGGAGTTTCACACCCATCGAGGCGCCATCGCACACGACACGGTGATCGACCTTCCCGAAGGCAGCGTGGTGAAGTCGACCAACGGCGACCAGTTTCTGGTGCTGCGTCCTTTGCTGATCGACTACGTGTTGTCGATGCCGCGTGGTGCGCAGGTGATCTACCCGAAGGACGCCGCGCAGATCGTTCATGACGGCGATATCTTCCCGGGCGCGCGGGTACTGGAGGCCGGTGTGGGCTCGGGTGCGCTCACCTGCTCGCTGCTGCGCGCGGTGGGACCCGAGGGAACGGTGATCTCTTACGAGATTCGTGAGGATCACGCCGAACACGCTGTGCGAAACGTCACAGCGTTCTTCGGGGAGCAACCGGACAACTGGGAGCTGGTGATCGGTGATCTCGCCGAACGGGCTGCCGATGCCGGTGGGGTCGACCGGGTGGTCCTGGACATGCTGGCACCCTGGGAGACTTTGCCCGCGGTGGCTGAATCGCTGGTGCCGGGCGGCGTGCTCATCGTTTACGTCGCGACCGTCACGCAACTGTCGCGCGTGGTCGAGGCGCTACGGGAACAGCAATGCTGGACCGAACCGCGGTCCTGGGAGTCGATGCAGCGCGGCTGGAACGTCGTCGGGCTTGCGGTGCGTCCGGAGCACAGCATGCGCGGGCACACCGCGTTCTTGGTCAGTGCGCGTCGTCTGGCGCCGGGCACCATCACTCCGACGCCGCTGCGGCGTAAGCGCCTACCTAGCTGA
- a CDS encoding DEAD/DEAH box helicase, translated as MPAVLVRALQQGGIDAPFPIQAATLPDTLAGRDVLARGKTGSGKTLAFSIPVVARIAEGTRVPGRPRALVLAPTRELATQISAVIEPLAAAYRMKVTTIFGGVSQHRQVQALKAGVDIVVACPGRLDDLLKQRHLTLDGVEISVLDEADHMADLGFLPVVTRLLAATPSSGQRLLFSATLDNDVDKLVKRFLHSPSEHSVDPVDSPVAAMTHHVFTVSGPDAKRELVNTLASGTGRRILFMRTKHHAKRLAHQLNQSGIPSVDLHGNLSQGARDRNLAAFANGEARVLVATDVAARGVHVDDVALVVHVDPPAEHKAYLHRSGRTARAGGTGDVVTVVLPEQRRDVTQLLRKAAITATPQQVTAHSDEVKTLVGEVAPYVKPAPAQKANGSATANGQRSHRPRGGAEGRPARAPRRGGQGQGRQGQGQGQGRQGQGQRSARRAGNSASR; from the coding sequence GTGCCCGCAGTACTGGTCCGCGCCCTGCAGCAGGGCGGCATCGACGCCCCGTTCCCGATCCAGGCCGCCACTCTGCCGGACACACTCGCCGGCCGTGATGTGCTGGCCCGCGGTAAGACTGGCAGCGGCAAGACCCTCGCGTTCTCCATCCCCGTCGTCGCACGCATCGCCGAAGGCACCCGAGTGCCGGGCCGTCCGCGGGCGCTCGTGCTCGCGCCGACCCGCGAGCTGGCGACCCAGATCAGCGCGGTCATCGAGCCTCTGGCGGCTGCCTACCGCATGAAGGTCACCACCATCTTCGGCGGCGTCTCGCAGCACCGGCAGGTTCAGGCGCTCAAGGCCGGCGTCGACATCGTGGTCGCCTGCCCCGGTCGGCTCGATGACCTCCTCAAGCAGCGCCACCTGACCCTGGACGGTGTCGAGATCAGCGTTCTGGACGAGGCCGACCACATGGCAGATCTCGGATTCCTGCCCGTTGTGACGCGGCTGCTCGCCGCGACCCCGAGTTCCGGTCAGCGCCTGCTGTTCTCGGCCACTTTGGACAACGACGTCGACAAGTTGGTCAAGCGATTCCTGCACTCCCCCTCCGAGCATTCGGTTGATCCCGTCGATTCCCCGGTGGCCGCGATGACACACCATGTGTTCACGGTCAGCGGCCCCGACGCCAAGCGTGAACTTGTGAACACGCTGGCCTCCGGCACCGGACGGCGCATCCTGTTCATGCGCACCAAGCACCACGCCAAGCGCCTCGCGCATCAGCTCAACCAGTCGGGCATCCCATCAGTTGACTTGCACGGCAACCTCTCTCAGGGCGCGCGTGATCGCAACTTGGCCGCGTTCGCCAACGGCGAAGCACGGGTGCTGGTGGCGACGGATGTCGCTGCCCGCGGCGTGCACGTCGACGATGTCGCGCTCGTCGTACACGTCGACCCCCCTGCTGAGCACAAGGCCTACCTGCACCGATCAGGCCGCACTGCACGCGCCGGCGGCACCGGCGATGTGGTCACGGTGGTGCTTCCCGAGCAGCGCCGCGATGTCACGCAGCTGCTACGCAAGGCCGCCATCACCGCCACGCCCCAGCAGGTGACGGCCCATTCCGATGAGGTCAAGACCTTGGTGGGCGAGGTAGCTCCGTATGTGAAACCTGCTCCCGCACAAAAGGCCAACGGCTCCGCCACCGCGAACGGCCAGCGGTCGCACCGACCTCGCGGCGGTGCCGAAGGACGTCCGGCACGTGCGCCACGGCGCGGCGGGCAGGGCCAAGGCCGCCAGGGTCAGGGTCAAGGTCAGGGGCGTCAAGGCCAGGGACAGCGATCCGCCCGCAGGGCGGGCAACAGCGCCTCCCGGTAA
- a CDS encoding RecB family exonuclease: MEETTQNRPTRRPALSPSRASDFKQCPLLYRFRAIDRLPEPPSTAQVRGSLVHAALEDLYARPAADREYATAAGLVEPAWERLVESNPELAAVVEADRLPGFLDEARDLLSGYYRLEDPTRFDPDSCEERVEVELSDGTMLRGFIDRIDIAPGGAMRLVDYKTGRAPRALFEAKALFQMKFYAVALYRTRGVVPRRLRLLYLSDGEVLDYTPDEAELLKFEKTLMAIWRTIQNLGTTGDFRPSPSRLCDWCAHQSLCPAFGGTPPPYPGWPSDYGVSDTDIEDAEASATAIPGDAA; this comes from the coding sequence ATGGAGGAGACCACGCAGAACCGGCCCACACGCCGGCCCGCGCTGTCCCCTTCCCGTGCCAGCGACTTCAAACAATGCCCGCTGCTGTACCGGTTCCGCGCGATCGACCGCCTCCCCGAGCCGCCCTCAACAGCGCAGGTGCGGGGCAGCCTCGTGCATGCCGCGCTGGAAGATCTCTACGCCCGGCCCGCGGCCGATCGCGAGTACGCCACCGCCGCCGGATTGGTGGAGCCCGCGTGGGAACGCCTCGTGGAATCGAACCCTGAACTCGCGGCGGTGGTCGAGGCCGATCGCCTTCCGGGGTTCCTCGACGAGGCGCGAGATCTACTGTCGGGCTACTACCGGCTTGAAGATCCCACCCGATTCGATCCCGACAGTTGCGAGGAGCGCGTCGAGGTGGAGTTGTCCGACGGCACAATGCTGCGCGGATTCATCGATCGCATCGACATCGCACCCGGAGGCGCGATGCGTCTGGTCGACTACAAGACCGGACGTGCGCCGCGCGCCTTGTTCGAAGCCAAGGCGTTGTTTCAGATGAAGTTCTATGCCGTCGCGCTGTATCGCACCCGCGGGGTGGTGCCGCGACGGCTGCGGCTGCTGTATCTGTCCGATGGCGAGGTTCTCGACTACACACCGGATGAGGCAGAGCTGCTCAAGTTCGAGAAGACGCTGATGGCGATCTGGCGAACGATTCAGAATCTGGGCACCACGGGCGACTTCCGGCCCAGTCCGTCACGGTTATGCGACTGGTGTGCCCATCAGTCGCTGTGCCCCGCGTTCGGTGGCACGCCGCCGCCCTACCCGGGCTGGCCCTCCGATTACGGTGTCTCCGATACTGATATCGAAGATGCCGAAGCCTCCGCGACCGCGATCCCGGGAGATGCCGCATGA
- a CDS encoding TetR/AcrR family transcriptional regulator gives MSRTEVSQAPAVTIGSVVEIDSLLRQLVTGTLSDTNVATSHLLDAAREEFVAHGIARTAVGDIARRAGVSRPTLYRKCGDKEDIVAAVLVRETAEFFMRAQAALAPLSNAEDRMVEAFVMGMREARDHPLVMALKEFDAESFSRNIFDVNASGYQGLLAVIAELLADEDYPIPAVKRALDLALRLTSTFLVNPSVLVPTDTDENTREFAGRYLLPLMRAAR, from the coding sequence GTGAGTCGCACCGAGGTTTCGCAGGCCCCCGCCGTTACTATCGGGTCCGTGGTAGAGATCGACTCGTTGCTGCGGCAGCTGGTCACCGGAACCCTGTCCGACACGAATGTGGCGACCTCTCATTTGTTGGATGCCGCGCGCGAGGAATTCGTCGCCCACGGGATCGCCCGCACCGCTGTCGGGGATATCGCACGCCGCGCCGGTGTGTCCCGCCCGACGCTGTACCGGAAGTGTGGAGACAAGGAAGACATAGTCGCCGCTGTGTTGGTCCGGGAGACAGCCGAATTCTTCATGCGGGCACAGGCTGCGCTCGCGCCCTTGTCCAATGCCGAGGACAGGATGGTCGAGGCATTCGTCATGGGCATGCGTGAGGCACGTGATCATCCATTGGTGATGGCTCTCAAGGAATTCGACGCCGAATCGTTCTCGCGGAATATCTTTGATGTGAATGCGTCCGGCTACCAGGGCCTGCTTGCGGTGATCGCGGAACTACTGGCCGACGAGGACTATCCCATTCCTGCGGTGAAGCGCGCACTCGACCTGGCGCTGCGGCTGACGTCGACGTTTCTGGTGAACCCTTCCGTGCTGGTGCCGACCGACACCGACGAAAACACCCGCGAGTTCGCGGGCCGATATCTGCTACCCCTTATGCGTGCCGCCCGTTAG
- a CDS encoding acyl-ACP desaturase codes for MVTGLQTRLLTELEPVVEANLERHLSAARPWAPHDYVPWSRGRDFAFLGGEDWKPEDSPLDPIAQSALIVNLLTEDNLPSYHREIATRFGRDGAWGTWVGQWTAEEGRHSIALRDYLVVTRGVDPSNLEAMRMAHTIAGYDSGDKTPLEALAYVSFQELATRISHRNTGKASGCPIADQLLARVALDENLHMVFYRNLMSAALDIEPDAAMQAICKEIVGFAMPGMGMAGFAQNAIAIAKAGIYDLRIHHDEVLQPILRFWRVFERSDIGPEGEQARDTLVKFLAAVDERAKYYEEKAAIRAAARV; via the coding sequence ATGGTGACCGGACTGCAAACACGACTACTGACAGAGCTGGAGCCTGTTGTCGAGGCGAATCTCGAGCGGCACCTGAGCGCCGCACGCCCATGGGCCCCACATGATTACGTGCCCTGGAGCAGGGGACGGGACTTCGCGTTTCTGGGCGGCGAGGACTGGAAACCGGAGGATAGCCCGCTCGATCCGATCGCCCAGTCAGCGTTGATCGTCAATCTGCTGACCGAGGACAACCTGCCGTCATATCACCGTGAGATCGCCACGAGGTTCGGGCGAGACGGTGCGTGGGGAACCTGGGTGGGCCAGTGGACGGCGGAGGAGGGGCGGCACAGCATCGCGCTTCGCGACTATCTGGTGGTCACCCGTGGTGTCGACCCGAGCAACCTCGAAGCGATGCGCATGGCGCACACCATCGCCGGTTACGACTCGGGGGACAAGACGCCCTTGGAGGCGCTGGCTTACGTGTCGTTCCAGGAGCTGGCCACGCGGATATCTCACCGCAACACGGGGAAGGCCTCAGGCTGCCCCATCGCCGATCAGCTGTTGGCGCGAGTCGCGCTGGACGAGAACCTGCACATGGTCTTCTATCGCAATCTCATGTCGGCGGCACTCGATATCGAGCCCGATGCCGCGATGCAGGCGATCTGCAAGGAGATCGTCGGTTTCGCGATGCCGGGTATGGGGATGGCGGGATTTGCGCAGAACGCGATAGCCATCGCGAAAGCCGGCATCTACGACCTGCGCATCCATCACGACGAGGTTCTGCAACCCATCCTGAGGTTCTGGCGGGTCTTCGAACGTTCCGATATCGGACCCGAGGGCGAGCAGGCCCGCGATACGCTCGTGAAATTCCTTGCCGCCGTGGATGAGCGAGCGAAGTACTACGAGGAGAAGGCGGCGATCCGGGCCGCGGCGCGGGTGTAG